From one Mycobacterium colombiense CECT 3035 genomic stretch:
- a CDS encoding SDR family NAD(P)-dependent oxidoreductase → MKTAVVTGGGSGIGLAVAQRLRADGLNVASIDLRPSEADFAFTADVTDRSQVDAALSAIRAQLGPVTVLVNAAGLDGFKKFNNISFEDWHRVIDVNLNGVFHTVQAVLPDMVEAGWGRIVNISSSSTHSGAPYMSHYVAAKSAVNGLTKSLALEYGPKGITVNAVPPGFIDTPMLRAAEKNGFLGDIDETIARTPVRRMGTPEDIAAACAFLVSEEAGYITGQILGVNGGRNT, encoded by the coding sequence ATGAAGACCGCGGTAGTCACCGGCGGCGGGTCAGGCATCGGTCTCGCCGTCGCGCAACGCCTGCGCGCCGACGGCTTGAACGTCGCGTCCATCGACCTGCGGCCATCGGAGGCCGACTTCGCTTTCACCGCCGACGTCACCGACCGGTCGCAAGTCGATGCGGCGCTGTCGGCGATTCGCGCTCAGCTCGGGCCGGTGACGGTTCTGGTCAACGCCGCCGGGCTGGACGGGTTCAAGAAGTTCAACAACATCAGCTTCGAAGACTGGCACCGCGTGATCGACGTCAACCTCAACGGCGTCTTCCATACCGTCCAGGCGGTGCTGCCCGACATGGTCGAGGCGGGGTGGGGACGCATCGTCAACATCTCGTCGTCGAGCACGCATTCGGGCGCTCCCTATATGAGTCACTACGTGGCGGCCAAGTCGGCGGTCAACGGCCTGACGAAGTCGCTCGCGCTCGAGTACGGGCCCAAGGGGATCACGGTCAATGCGGTGCCGCCCGGCTTCATCGACACCCCCATGCTGCGCGCGGCCGAGAAGAACGGATTCCTCGGCGACATCGACGAGACCATCGCGCGGACCCCGGTACGCCGGATGGGCACCCCCGAGGACATCGCGGCGGCATGCGCGTTTCTCGTGTCCGAGGAAGCCGGTTACATCACCGGTCAGATCTTGGGCGTCAACGGCGGCCGAAACACCTGA
- a CDS encoding ferredoxin, producing MKVWVDSQRCQGHTLCAMIAPESFQLSDIDGSSSAIDEVVPADREDQVREAAQSCPEQAIMITDDA from the coding sequence GTGAAGGTCTGGGTGGATTCGCAGCGGTGCCAGGGCCACACCCTGTGCGCGATGATCGCTCCGGAATCGTTCCAGCTCAGCGACATTGACGGCAGTTCGTCGGCGATCGACGAGGTGGTGCCCGCCGATCGTGAGGACCAGGTGCGTGAAGCCGCGCAGTCCTGTCCGGAGCAGGCCATCATGATCACCGACGACGCCTGA
- a CDS encoding cytochrome P450, translating to MSVDDVVSDSDRKKNRYHFDRHSSEYRSKFKAITEEMHAKCPMAWTDTYGGHWVAAGSHEVFELARCPAVSNDHDIHGERRGYKGISIPTASRVSAVRGGILEMDDPEHRTYRTVLNPYLSPAAIKRWEPFIDDVTRACLDEKIESGRIDFVDDLANIVPAVFTLAMLGIPLKKWNMYSEPVHAAVYTPEHSPDIERVTAMHREMGLDMVNNMLEVRENPRPGIINGLLQMRVDGEPAPDLEILGNLGLVIGGGFDTTTALTAHSLEWLSEHPEQRQLLSDERKTLLDPATEEFLRYFTPAPGDGRTFADDTELDGTRFKEGERLWISWAMANRDPSVFHDPDQIILDRKGNRHFSFGLGVHRCIGSNVARTVFKSMLTAVLDRMPDYRCDPEGTVHYETIGVIQGMRKLPATFTPGRKVGAGLDETLEKLQRICDEQELARPITERKEAAVID from the coding sequence TTGAGTGTCGACGACGTCGTCAGTGACAGTGACCGCAAGAAGAACCGGTACCACTTCGATCGGCATTCCTCGGAGTATCGGTCGAAGTTCAAGGCGATCACCGAAGAGATGCACGCCAAGTGCCCCATGGCCTGGACGGACACTTATGGCGGGCATTGGGTTGCGGCCGGTAGCCACGAGGTCTTCGAGCTGGCCCGCTGCCCCGCCGTCTCCAACGATCACGACATCCACGGCGAACGCCGGGGCTACAAAGGCATTTCGATCCCCACGGCCAGCCGCGTCAGCGCGGTGCGCGGCGGGATCCTGGAGATGGACGATCCCGAGCACCGCACCTACCGAACCGTGCTCAACCCCTATCTGTCACCGGCGGCGATCAAGCGCTGGGAACCGTTCATCGACGACGTGACGCGCGCCTGCCTCGACGAGAAGATCGAGAGCGGCCGCATCGACTTCGTCGACGACCTGGCGAACATCGTGCCCGCCGTCTTCACGCTGGCGATGCTGGGCATCCCGCTGAAGAAGTGGAACATGTACAGCGAGCCGGTGCACGCCGCGGTGTACACGCCCGAGCACTCCCCCGATATCGAGCGCGTCACCGCGATGCACCGCGAGATGGGGCTCGACATGGTCAACAACATGCTGGAGGTGCGCGAGAACCCACGGCCGGGGATCATCAATGGCCTGCTGCAAATGCGCGTCGACGGCGAGCCCGCCCCGGATCTGGAAATTCTCGGCAACCTGGGCCTGGTCATCGGCGGCGGCTTCGACACCACGACCGCCCTGACCGCGCACTCACTGGAATGGCTGTCAGAGCACCCGGAGCAACGACAGCTGCTCAGCGATGAGCGCAAAACCCTGCTCGACCCCGCGACCGAGGAGTTCCTGCGCTACTTCACCCCGGCGCCCGGCGACGGCCGGACCTTCGCCGACGACACCGAGCTCGACGGCACGCGGTTCAAAGAGGGTGAGCGACTCTGGATTTCGTGGGCGATGGCCAACCGTGACCCCTCGGTGTTCCACGACCCGGACCAGATCATCCTCGACCGCAAGGGCAACCGGCACTTCAGCTTCGGGCTGGGTGTGCACCGGTGCATCGGCTCGAACGTGGCGCGCACCGTGTTCAAGTCCATGCTGACCGCGGTCCTAGACCGGATGCCCGACTATCGGTGCGATCCCGAGGGCACCGTCCACTACGAAACCATCGGTGTCATCCAGGGCATGCGCAAGCTGCCGGCCACCTTCACGCCCGGCCGCAAGGTCGGGGCGGGCCTGGACGAGACGCTGGAAAAGCTGCAACGCATCTGCGACGAGCAAGAACTGGCCCGGCCGATCACCGAGCGTAAGGAAGCCGCGGTCATCGACTGA
- a CDS encoding alpha/beta hydrolase gives MSLLSNHISLIHGWVPITAQIVTPITLGFAAGWRSRRWRLLWLPAAAVTGVMTALGAHSYIADGASKSAPDALYVWIALVGMAIAVLILGWRGARWWRRALSIMSVPLCLLCSLLVLNQWVGYFQTVQSAWNQFTSVPLPDQADKATVTTLAAKGSKPPHGSLVPVVIPEEASQFKHREELVYLPPAWFASYPPPQLPTVMMIGGMVNTPADWVRAGGAVDTVDAFAAAHGGNAPVLVFVDPGGAFDNDTECVNGSRGNAADHLTKDVVPYMISNFGVSPDPSRWGVVGWSMGGTCAVDLTVMHPDMFTSFVDVEGDLTPNTGTREQTIANLFDGDADAWAKFDPTTVISRHGRYSGVSGWFAISSGGAPRRDITTVDTAAMAVAGRAAAADPGNQAAAASSLCGLGRSHGIDCAVIAQTGKHDWPTAGMAFSTALPWLAGQVHTPGVTRIALPSNVSQQAL, from the coding sequence ATGTCGCTTCTGAGCAACCACATATCTCTGATCCACGGTTGGGTGCCGATCACGGCCCAGATCGTCACGCCGATCACGCTCGGGTTCGCCGCCGGGTGGCGCTCGCGTCGTTGGCGTCTGCTGTGGCTGCCCGCCGCCGCCGTCACCGGCGTCATGACGGCCCTCGGGGCGCATTCCTACATCGCCGACGGCGCCAGCAAGTCGGCACCGGACGCGCTGTACGTGTGGATAGCCCTGGTCGGCATGGCCATTGCGGTGCTGATCCTGGGCTGGCGCGGCGCGCGGTGGTGGCGGCGCGCGCTATCGATCATGTCGGTGCCGCTGTGCCTGCTCTGCTCGCTGCTCGTGCTCAACCAATGGGTCGGTTACTTCCAGACCGTGCAGAGCGCGTGGAATCAGTTCACCTCGGTACCGCTGCCCGACCAGGCCGACAAGGCCACTGTGACCACGCTGGCGGCGAAGGGCTCGAAGCCGCCGCACGGCAGCCTGGTGCCGGTCGTGATCCCCGAAGAGGCATCGCAATTCAAGCACCGCGAGGAACTCGTCTACCTGCCGCCGGCCTGGTTCGCCAGCTACCCGCCGCCGCAGCTGCCGACGGTGATGATGATCGGCGGCATGGTCAACACGCCCGCCGACTGGGTGCGTGCCGGCGGCGCGGTGGACACCGTCGACGCGTTCGCGGCCGCGCACGGCGGCAACGCGCCGGTGCTGGTATTCGTGGACCCGGGTGGGGCGTTCGACAACGACACCGAATGCGTCAACGGGAGCCGCGGCAACGCCGCCGACCACCTGACCAAAGACGTTGTGCCCTACATGATCTCGAACTTCGGGGTGAGCCCTGACCCGTCCCGCTGGGGAGTCGTCGGTTGGTCGATGGGCGGGACGTGCGCGGTGGACCTGACGGTCATGCACCCCGACATGTTCACCTCGTTCGTCGATGTCGAGGGCGACCTGACCCCCAACACCGGAACCAGGGAACAGACCATCGCCAACCTCTTCGACGGCGATGCCGACGCGTGGGCGAAATTCGACCCGACCACGGTGATCAGCCGCCACGGCCGCTACTCCGGAGTATCCGGCTGGTTCGCCATCTCGTCGGGCGGTGCGCCGCGTCGCGACATCACGACCGTGGATACCGCGGCGATGGCTGTCGCCGGCCGCGCCGCCGCCGCCGACCCCGGCAACCAGGCCGCGGCCGCCTCGTCGCTGTGCGGGCTGGGCCGGTCTCACGGCATCGATTGCGCGGTGATCGCCCAGACCGGAAAGCACGACTGGCCGACCGCCGGCATGGCTTTTTCCACCGCGTTGCCGTGGCTGGCCGGTCAGGTACACACGCCGGGTGTGACGCGGATCGCGTTGCCCAGCAACGTGTCTCAGCAAGCCCTGTGA
- a CDS encoding acyl-CoA dehydrogenase family protein gives MQLTFDSDVEKFRAEFSAFLDENLPPARETLERPRSVSHMPQWARDWQRLLFDNGWLLPSQPPEFGGRNATVIQQFVYLEELSRRRIYHSFNPQGVNIVGASLLSFGSDEQKRRWAVPILRAEITASLGMSEPSAGSDLASLRTRAVLDGDHFVVNGQKVWTSGAHDADVLLTFVRTNPDAPKHKGISALVIPTDTPGLVRRPFPSICGVEDLDFNEVFFTDVRVPAENLVGELDQGWRVANGSLGHERTMMWLGFADRLENMIDDFHPSTDVERDQYASTIMDRQALRLLGSAALARAARGEDDVAAISVLKLLGSEAELRGMELALTSAGSEGLVHPGLTGPYAHMNLDHYFASWFERYARSFSGTIAGGTSEIQRNIIAQRVLGLPRG, from the coding sequence GTGCAGCTGACTTTTGATTCCGACGTCGAGAAGTTCCGGGCGGAGTTCTCGGCGTTCCTCGACGAAAACCTGCCTCCCGCAAGAGAAACGCTCGAGCGACCGCGGTCGGTCTCGCACATGCCGCAGTGGGCGCGCGACTGGCAGCGGCTGTTGTTCGACAACGGCTGGCTGTTGCCCAGCCAGCCACCGGAATTCGGCGGCCGCAACGCGACGGTCATTCAGCAGTTCGTCTACCTCGAGGAACTCAGCCGCCGCCGGATCTACCACAGCTTCAACCCGCAGGGCGTGAACATCGTTGGGGCGTCGCTGTTGTCGTTCGGCAGCGACGAACAGAAGCGGCGTTGGGCGGTGCCGATCCTACGGGCCGAGATCACCGCGTCACTCGGGATGAGCGAACCCAGCGCGGGCTCCGACCTGGCGTCGCTGCGCACCCGCGCGGTGCTGGACGGCGATCACTTCGTGGTCAACGGGCAGAAGGTGTGGACCTCCGGTGCCCACGACGCCGACGTCTTGTTGACATTCGTCCGTACCAATCCAGACGCGCCGAAGCACAAGGGAATCAGCGCGCTTGTCATCCCCACCGACACCCCAGGCCTGGTGCGCCGGCCGTTCCCGTCGATCTGTGGTGTCGAGGATCTGGATTTCAACGAGGTGTTCTTCACCGACGTGCGGGTGCCGGCCGAGAACCTGGTCGGCGAGCTCGACCAGGGCTGGCGGGTGGCCAACGGATCGTTGGGGCACGAACGCACCATGATGTGGCTGGGTTTCGCCGATCGCCTCGAGAACATGATCGACGACTTCCATCCCAGCACCGATGTCGAGCGCGACCAGTACGCCAGCACGATCATGGACCGGCAGGCGCTGCGCCTGCTGGGTTCGGCCGCGCTGGCCCGCGCCGCGCGCGGCGAAGATGACGTGGCCGCCATCTCCGTGCTCAAGCTGCTCGGTTCCGAGGCGGAGTTGCGCGGCATGGAACTGGCGTTGACGTCCGCGGGATCCGAAGGGCTGGTGCACCCCGGGCTGACGGGGCCCTACGCGCACATGAACCTCGACCATTACTTCGCCAGCTGGTTCGAGCGCTACGCCCGTAGCTTCTCCGGAACCATCGCCGGCGGTACCTCCGAGATCCAGCGCAACATCATCGCCCAGCGGGTGCTCGGCCTGCCGCGCGGCTAG
- a CDS encoding acyl-CoA dehydrogenase family protein, with product MLLEFDADQRLWQDTVRDAVAKQCPASLVRSVAEEGVDPSPLWKSYVDQGWTELSDADSAVELAIVLEELGRATDPTPFLATMSQFAPLAGERFDPHQSGTAVYGGVAAHRDPEGWVLDGTARHVLDGDRADRLAVVTDAGVFLVEPGQVSARRSAVFDPVLHVADLSFAGVRVPDTERLTVDAERAHHFALTGMAITMVGACQRILDLVLEHVKSRQQFGVAIGSFQAVQHKAADMHVAVQRARALAYFAALTIAADDPRRRLAAAMAKASAGECQSLVFRHGLQLHGAMGFTWENDLQFALKRAKAGELMLGGAAEHRARIAEEYRAADF from the coding sequence ATGCTGTTGGAGTTCGATGCTGATCAGCGACTGTGGCAGGACACCGTGCGCGACGCCGTCGCGAAGCAGTGCCCCGCGTCGCTGGTGCGCAGCGTGGCCGAAGAGGGCGTCGACCCGAGCCCGCTGTGGAAGTCGTATGTGGACCAGGGCTGGACCGAGCTCAGCGATGCGGACAGCGCCGTCGAGCTGGCCATCGTGCTCGAGGAACTCGGACGCGCCACCGACCCCACCCCGTTCCTGGCGACGATGAGCCAGTTCGCACCACTTGCCGGGGAGCGCTTCGACCCACACCAATCGGGCACCGCGGTCTACGGCGGGGTCGCGGCGCACCGCGACCCCGAGGGCTGGGTGCTGGACGGCACCGCCCGCCATGTGCTCGACGGCGACCGCGCGGATCGGCTGGCCGTGGTGACCGACGCGGGGGTGTTCCTCGTGGAACCCGGTCAGGTGTCGGCCCGGCGCTCGGCGGTGTTCGACCCGGTGCTGCACGTGGCCGACCTGTCGTTCGCGGGGGTGCGGGTGCCCGACACCGAGCGGCTCACGGTCGACGCCGAGCGGGCCCACCATTTCGCGCTGACCGGCATGGCGATCACGATGGTCGGGGCCTGCCAACGCATCCTGGACCTGGTGCTCGAGCACGTCAAAAGCCGCCAGCAGTTCGGTGTGGCGATCGGTTCGTTCCAGGCCGTGCAGCACAAGGCCGCCGACATGCACGTCGCCGTGCAGCGGGCGCGGGCGCTGGCCTACTTCGCCGCGTTGACGATCGCGGCCGACGATCCCCGGCGCCGGTTGGCGGCCGCCATGGCCAAGGCATCGGCGGGGGAGTGCCAGTCGCTGGTGTTCCGGCATGGCCTACAACTCCATGGCGCAATGGGATTCACGTGGGAGAACGACCTACAGTTCGCGCTGAAGCGAGCCAAAGCGGGCGAGCTGATGCTCGGCGGCGCGGCGGAGCACCGGGCGCGGATCGCGGAGGAATACCGTGCAGCTGACTTTTGA
- a CDS encoding nitroreductase family protein, with product MSTARTIRRFTDETVDDATLARCLEAARWAPSGANAQGWRFVVLRSPEQRAVVAKAAAHALEVIEPVYGMSRPADDDNSRRARTYRATYELHDRAGEFTSVLFAQAHYPTASELLLGGSIFPAMQNFLLAARAQGLGACMTSWASYGGERLLREAVGIPEGWMVAGHIVVGWPKGKHGPLRRRPLAEFVNLDRWDNAADGLVTSG from the coding sequence ATGTCGACGGCCCGCACGATCCGGCGCTTCACCGACGAAACGGTCGACGACGCGACCCTGGCGCGCTGCCTCGAGGCGGCCAGGTGGGCCCCCTCCGGCGCCAACGCGCAGGGTTGGCGTTTCGTCGTGTTGCGCTCGCCCGAGCAGCGGGCGGTGGTGGCCAAGGCCGCCGCCCACGCGCTGGAAGTGATCGAGCCGGTCTACGGCATGAGCCGGCCGGCCGACGACGACAACAGCCGCCGGGCCCGCACCTATCGTGCGACGTACGAATTGCACGACCGCGCCGGTGAATTCACCTCGGTGCTGTTCGCCCAGGCGCACTACCCGACCGCGTCGGAACTGCTGCTCGGCGGTTCGATTTTCCCGGCCATGCAGAACTTTCTGCTGGCCGCCCGCGCCCAGGGGCTGGGCGCCTGCATGACCAGCTGGGCCTCGTACGGCGGTGAACGACTGCTGAGGGAAGCCGTCGGCATACCGGAGGGCTGGATGGTGGCCGGCCACATCGTGGTTGGGTGGCCGAAGGGCAAGCACGGGCCGCTGCGCCGCCGCCCGCTTGCCGAGTTCGTCAACCTCGACCGCTGGGACAACGCCGCCGACGGCCTCGTGACCAGCGGTTAG
- a CDS encoding acyl-CoA reductase has translation MTALAAPHFVQGVLVEGEGDRHRSRDLGADFLTPTIDLDALVMPRSQLPPLLDVKLDEIIDFLAETGERLQLDRNPHLQECLELIAATNPLPRRVVENLYRQAPMYLTKPLLNSMVDSNFADRKALDGWVERVDVHGNKGAVRAFPSRMIHMLAGNAPSGCVASIAQGALVKAVNVFKLPSSDPFTTVAVLRTMAEIEPKHPVVQSMSAIYWQGGDTAIERTLYRPQYFDKIVAWGGGEAINNVIQYLGPGIQLISFDPKSSISMIGREVFESEDLVAEVADRLAADTTVFNQEACLASRFAFVEGERPQVESLCAALAQRLAVDRDFASAAGPPLSAEARDEIQVMEAMGDLKVWGGFDGRGLVILSDRPVEFQPTNKTSNVVMVGSLDDAVRYVNVATQTIGVYPYERKARLRDRLASSGAQRLCRLGTANAHVLGSPHDAMYPLQRFVHWMGDDDITRAGV, from the coding sequence ATGACCGCGTTGGCGGCGCCACATTTCGTCCAGGGTGTGCTGGTCGAAGGAGAAGGCGACCGTCACCGATCCCGCGACCTGGGCGCCGACTTCCTCACTCCCACAATCGATCTTGACGCTCTGGTGATGCCGCGGTCGCAGCTGCCGCCGCTGCTGGACGTCAAGCTCGACGAGATCATCGACTTCCTGGCCGAAACGGGCGAGCGCCTGCAGCTGGATCGCAACCCCCACCTGCAGGAATGCCTGGAACTGATCGCGGCGACGAATCCGCTGCCGCGGCGCGTGGTGGAGAATCTGTATCGCCAGGCCCCGATGTACCTGACCAAGCCGCTGCTGAACAGCATGGTCGATTCCAACTTCGCCGATCGCAAGGCGCTGGACGGGTGGGTCGAGCGCGTCGACGTACATGGCAACAAGGGGGCGGTGCGCGCCTTCCCGTCCCGAATGATCCACATGCTGGCGGGCAACGCCCCGTCGGGCTGCGTCGCCTCGATCGCGCAGGGCGCGCTGGTCAAGGCCGTCAACGTGTTCAAGCTGCCGTCGAGTGACCCCTTCACCACGGTAGCGGTGCTGCGCACCATGGCCGAGATAGAGCCGAAACACCCCGTCGTGCAATCGATGTCGGCGATCTACTGGCAGGGGGGCGACACCGCCATCGAGCGCACGCTCTACCGGCCGCAGTACTTCGACAAGATCGTCGCCTGGGGAGGCGGCGAGGCGATCAACAACGTGATCCAGTACCTCGGCCCGGGGATCCAACTGATCTCCTTTGACCCCAAGTCCTCCATCTCGATGATCGGGCGCGAGGTGTTCGAGTCCGAGGACCTCGTCGCAGAGGTCGCCGATCGGTTGGCGGCCGACACCACGGTGTTCAACCAGGAGGCCTGCCTGGCCAGCCGCTTCGCCTTCGTGGAAGGTGAACGGCCCCAGGTGGAGTCGTTGTGTGCGGCGCTGGCGCAACGGCTGGCCGTGGACCGCGATTTCGCCTCGGCCGCCGGCCCGCCGCTGTCGGCGGAGGCGCGTGACGAGATCCAGGTGATGGAGGCGATGGGCGATCTCAAGGTCTGGGGCGGGTTCGACGGCCGCGGCCTGGTGATCCTCTCGGACCGGCCCGTGGAGTTTCAGCCCACCAACAAGACGTCGAATGTCGTCATGGTCGGATCGCTCGACGATGCGGTTCGCTATGTCAATGTCGCCACGCAAACCATCGGTGTGTACCCGTACGAGCGCAAGGCGCGGCTGCGGGATCGGCTGGCAAGCTCTGGGGCTCAACGTCTGTGCCGGCTGGGCACGGCGAATGCGCACGTGCTCGGTAGCCCGCACGATGCGATGTATCCGTTGCAGAGGTTCGTGCATTGGATGGGCGACGACGACATCACCCGGGCAGGCGTATGA
- a CDS encoding TetR/AcrR family transcriptional regulator codes for MYISVVTTTRRGRPTQAEAKKLQQKLRKAAVATFVKHGYDGTSMDAIAKAAGITRRTLYARYPDKRAVFLDVIPWALTRRTERDETHEVGEADLRTALVEVGRAGLERAIDPDIVRLTRIAMNESARFPEFAVSAHSMTWSPRHRQVMDLLRRHHEAGDIEIDDLEMTAGHFIALVEHLPARLADCGIYRSSEEDERHLQRAVDLFLRGVLRRD; via the coding sequence ATGTATATTTCCGTGGTCACGACAACCCGGCGTGGGCGGCCGACGCAGGCCGAAGCCAAGAAGCTGCAACAGAAGTTGCGCAAGGCGGCCGTGGCGACGTTCGTCAAGCACGGTTACGACGGCACCAGCATGGACGCGATCGCCAAGGCGGCCGGCATCACTCGGCGCACCCTCTATGCGCGCTATCCCGACAAGCGCGCGGTGTTCCTCGACGTCATTCCCTGGGCGCTCACCCGCAGAACGGAACGCGACGAGACCCACGAGGTGGGTGAGGCTGACCTGCGGACCGCCCTGGTCGAGGTCGGTCGGGCCGGTCTCGAGCGCGCGATCGATCCAGACATCGTGCGCCTGACGCGGATCGCGATGAACGAATCGGCACGGTTTCCGGAATTCGCCGTCAGTGCGCACTCCATGACCTGGTCCCCACGCCACCGGCAGGTGATGGACCTGCTCCGTCGCCATCACGAGGCGGGGGACATCGAGATCGATGATCTCGAGATGACCGCCGGCCACTTCATCGCGCTCGTCGAACATCTACCCGCGCGGTTGGCGGACTGCGGAATCTACCGCAGCTCCGAGGAGGACGAACGCCACCTGCAGCGCGCCGTCGACCTTTTCCTGCGCGGCGTACTCCGGCGGGACTGA
- a CDS encoding aldehyde dehydrogenase family protein: MTTTQSFINGESVSSPDVYDNIDPATGRSLGPVARAGGDEVGRAVRAARAASKRWPETSPEARATLLTRIADAIDENRELLARMECEDTGKPLSQARADAAVAARYFRFYGHAIDSYYGQTIPLSTDLHVYTRREPFGVTGHIIAWNYPMQLLARAVAPAIAVGNCAVVKPADETPRTAVEFATLAVRAGLPLGVFNVVTGIGAEAGAALTAHPDVDHLGFVGSTQIGSIVAHAAADRVVPTTLELGGKSAQIVFPDADLARAAESITKAILQNAGQTCSAGSRLLVHDAIHDTVVDMVRQRLTSATIGPGIEDHDLGPLISRKQQRRVQDMLTDNVEGEILCGGCPPNDARLAEGAYFAPTIIDGADPASPIGQEEIFGPVLTVNRFSTDDEAIELANGTQYGLLGAVWTSDLARAHRLAARIRAGQVYVNTYGAGGGVELPFGGFQKSGYGREKGYEALDTFSATKTVVVRL, from the coding sequence GTGACCACCACGCAGTCCTTCATCAACGGCGAATCGGTGTCCTCGCCAGACGTGTACGACAACATCGATCCGGCCACCGGCCGATCCCTGGGACCCGTCGCGCGCGCCGGCGGTGATGAGGTGGGCCGCGCCGTGCGGGCGGCGCGAGCGGCGTCGAAGCGCTGGCCGGAAACCTCACCGGAGGCCAGGGCGACCCTGTTGACACGGATCGCCGATGCCATCGACGAGAACCGCGAGCTATTGGCCCGAATGGAGTGCGAGGACACCGGAAAGCCGCTGAGCCAGGCGCGCGCCGATGCCGCCGTCGCGGCCCGGTACTTCCGGTTCTACGGCCACGCCATCGACTCCTATTACGGCCAAACCATCCCGCTCTCGACGGATCTGCACGTGTACACCCGGCGCGAGCCGTTCGGGGTGACCGGTCACATCATCGCCTGGAACTACCCGATGCAGCTGCTCGCGCGCGCGGTGGCTCCCGCCATCGCGGTGGGTAACTGTGCGGTGGTCAAGCCCGCCGACGAAACACCGAGGACGGCAGTGGAATTCGCCACCCTGGCGGTGCGGGCCGGCCTGCCGCTGGGCGTGTTCAACGTGGTGACCGGCATTGGCGCCGAGGCCGGGGCGGCGCTCACCGCGCATCCCGACGTAGACCACCTCGGCTTTGTCGGATCGACTCAGATCGGATCGATTGTCGCTCACGCCGCCGCCGATCGCGTGGTCCCCACCACCCTCGAGCTGGGCGGCAAGTCCGCGCAGATCGTTTTCCCCGACGCGGATCTGGCGCGCGCCGCGGAGTCGATCACCAAGGCGATTCTGCAAAACGCCGGCCAAACATGCTCGGCTGGATCGCGCCTGCTGGTGCACGACGCGATTCATGACACCGTGGTCGACATGGTCCGACAGCGTTTGACTTCGGCCACAATTGGGCCCGGGATCGAGGACCATGACCTCGGACCCCTGATCTCCCGAAAGCAGCAGCGGCGGGTTCAAGACATGCTCACCGACAACGTTGAGGGCGAAATCCTCTGCGGCGGTTGCCCTCCGAACGACGCGCGACTGGCTGAAGGCGCTTACTTCGCGCCCACGATCATCGACGGCGCCGACCCCGCATCGCCGATCGGCCAGGAGGAGATCTTCGGTCCGGTGCTGACGGTCAACCGGTTCAGCACCGACGACGAGGCGATCGAGTTGGCCAACGGCACGCAGTACGGCCTGCTCGGCGCGGTGTGGACCAGCGACCTGGCCCGCGCGCACCGGCTGGCGGCACGGATCCGCGCGGGCCAGGTCTACGTGAACACCTATGGCGCGGGCGGCGGAGTGGAGTTGCCGTTCGGCGGCTTCCAGAAGTCCGGCTATGGCCGCGAGAAGGGGTATGAAGCCCTCGACACATTCAGCGCCACCAAGACTGTCGTCGTTCGCCTTTGA
- a CDS encoding carboxymuconolactone decarboxylase family protein produces MDRETYQRGLRIRSEVLGEEYVNRALANADDFTAPLQDLVTEYCWGAVWGREELPRKTRSMLNLAMISVLNRPNELRTHVKAALTNGVTREEIREIFLQVAIYGGVPAAVDSFRIANEAFDEMNRDSGDR; encoded by the coding sequence TTGGATCGCGAAACCTACCAGCGGGGGCTGAGAATCCGCTCCGAGGTGCTGGGCGAGGAATACGTCAACCGCGCACTGGCCAACGCCGACGACTTCACCGCGCCGCTGCAAGACCTCGTCACCGAATACTGCTGGGGTGCGGTGTGGGGACGTGAGGAACTGCCGCGCAAGACACGCAGCATGCTCAACCTGGCGATGATCTCGGTGCTCAACCGGCCCAACGAATTACGCACCCACGTCAAAGCGGCACTGACCAACGGCGTCACCCGTGAGGAAATCCGCGAGATCTTCCTGCAGGTGGCCATCTACGGCGGCGTGCCCGCCGCCGTCGACAGCTTTCGCATCGCCAATGAGGCGTTCGACGAAATGAACCGGGACAGTGGCGACCGCTAG